The Cyprinus carpio isolate SPL01 chromosome B17, ASM1834038v1, whole genome shotgun sequence genome has a window encoding:
- the hectd1 gene encoding E3 ubiquitin-protein ligase HECTD1 isoform X6 translates to MADVDPDTLLEWLQMGQGDERDMQLIALEQLCMLLLMSDNVDRCFETCPPRTFLPALCKIFLDESAPDNVLEVTARAITYYLDVSAECTRRIVGVDGAIKALCNRLVVVELNNRTSRDLAEQCVKVLELICTRESGAVFEAGGLNCVLSFIRDSGHLVHKDTLHSAMAVVSRLCSKMEPQDSSLETCVESLSSLLKHEDHQVSDGALRCFASLADRFTRRGVDPAPLAKHGLTEELLSRMAAAGGTASGPSSTCKPGRTSSGATPSAADSKLSNQVSTIVSLLSTLCRGSPLVTHDLLRSELPDSMESALQGDERCVLDTMRLVDLLLVLLFEGRKALPKSTAGSTGRIPGLRRLDSSGERSHRQLIDCIRSKDTDALIDAIDTGAFEVNFMDDVGQTLLNWASAFGTQEMVEFLCERGADVNRGQRSSSLHYAACFGRPQVAKTLLRHGANPDLRDEDGKTPLDKARERGHSEVVAILQSPGDWMCPVNKGDDKKKKDVNKEEEEGSEPKGDPEMAPIYLKRLLPVFAQTFQQTMLPSIRKASLALIRKMVHYSSEVLLKEVCDSDAGHNLPTVLVEITATVLDQEDDDDGHLLALQIIRDLVDKGGDVFLDQLARLGVINKVSTLAGPTSDDENEEEAKPEKYDEPQEDAKEIQQGKPYHWRDWSIIRGRDCLYIWSDAAALELSNGSNGWFRFILDGKLATMYSSGSPEGGSDSSESRSEFLEKLQRARSQVKPVTASQPILSTQGPTKLTVGNWSLTCLKEGEIAIHNSDGQQATILKEDLPGFVFESNRGTKHSFTAETSLGSEFVTGWTGKRGRKLKSKLEKTKQKVKTMARDLYDDHFKAVESMPRGVVVTLRNIATQLESAWELHTNRQCIEGENTWRDLMKTALENLIVVLKDENTISPYEMCSSGLVQALFTVLSNSVELDMKHDCKPLMERINVFKTAFTENEDDESRPAVALIRKLIAVLESIERLPLHLYDTPGSTYNLQILTRRLRFRLERAPGETALIDRTGRMLKMEPLATVESLEQYLLKMVAKQWYDFDRSSFIFVRKLREGQSFIFRHQHDFDENGIVYWIGTNAKTAYEWVNPAAYGLVVVTSSEGRNLPYGRLEDILSRDSSALNCHTNDDKNAWFAIDLGLWVIPSAYTLRHARGYGRSALRNWVFQVSKDGQNWMTLYTHVDDSSLNEPGSTATWPLDPSKDEKQGWRHIRIKQMGKNASGQTHYLSLSGLEIYGTVTGVCEDQLGKAVKEAEANLRRQRRLFRSQVMKYIVPGARVVRGIDWKWRDQDGNPAGEGTVTGEAHNGWIDVTWDAGGSNSYRMGAEGKFDLKLAPGYDPESAPSPKPVSSTVAGMPQSWSSLVKNNCPDKGGSSSTAGASSSSRKGSSSSVCSVASSSDISLSSTRVERRVESLLEQGIGIVGGPPGAEGQEPIVVLSTAEAGSASSTSTLTADTGSESGDRKTPAPDGTSRQSAESTAISMGIVSVSSPDVSSVSESSSKDAASQRPLCSATSARLSVSSLLAAGAPMSSSASVPNLSSREASLMESFVRRAPNMSRTNATNNMNLSRSSSDNNTNTLGRNVMSTATSPLMGAQSFPNLTTTGTTSTVTMSTSIVTSSNNVATATTGLSVGQLLSNTLTTSLTSTSSESDTGQEAEFSLYDFLDSCRANTLLAELDDEEDLPEPDDDDDENEDDNQEEQEYEEVLEEEEYETKGGRRRTWDDDFVLKRQFSALVPAFDPRPGRTNVQQTTDLEIPQPGTPRSEVQEEVECTPSPHLALILKVAGLGTTREVELPLNNYKSTIFYYVQKLLQLSCNGAIKPDKLRRIWEPTYTIMYRELKDSDKERENGKMDFCERGCRSSGLSSGTLSATQSCDILSAAREQAQAKAGSGQSACSVEDVLQLLRILFTIGGEPSSGRTLQEDVEELQFNASPEEFTSKKITTKILQQIEEPLALASGALPDWCEQLTSKCPFLIPFETRQLYFTCTAFGASRAIVWLQNRREATMERSRPPTTVRRDDPGEFRVGRLKHERVKVPRGESMMEWAESVMQIHADRKSVLEVEFQGEEGTGLGPTLEFYALVAAEFQRTSLGIWLCDDDFPDDESRQVDLGGGLKPPGYYVQRSCGLFPAPFPQDSDELERITKLFLFLGIFLAKCIQDNRLVDLPISQPFFKLLCMGDIKSNMSKLLHQTRVESDCHFSEIQSEASTEEGQDTYSVGSFDEDSKSEFILDPPKPKPPAWYHGILTWEDFELVNPHRAQFLKELKALSVKRRQILGNKSLSEDEKNTRLQDLMLKNPMGSGPPLSVEDLGLNFQFCPSSKVHGFSSVDLKPNGEDEMVTMENAEEYVELMFDFCMHTGIQKQMEAFREGFNRVFPMEKLSSFSHKEVQMILCGNQSPSWTAEDIVNYTEPKLGYTRDSPGFVRFVRVLCGMSSDERKAFLQFTTGCSTLPPGGLANLHPRLTVVRKVDATDSSYPSVNTCVHYLKLPEYSSEEIMRDRLLAATMEKGFHLN, encoded by the exons ATGGCAGACGTGGACCCGGACACATTGCTGGAGTGGCTGCAGATGGGACAGGGTGATGAGAGGGATATGCAGCTCATCGCCCTGGAGCAGCTCTGCATGCTGTTGCTCATGTCAGACAACGTTGACCGCTGCTTCGAAAC GTGTCCTCCACGGACGTTTCTCCCAGCTCTGTGTAAGATCTTCCTGGATGAGAGCGCACCAGATAATGTGCTGGAAGTGACAGCCAGGGCCATCACCTACTACCTGGACGTGTCCGCTGAATGCACCCGCAGGATTGTGGGAGTAGATGGAGCCATCAAAGCCCTGTGTAACCGGCTGGTGGTGGTGGAGCTCAACAACAGGACCAGCAGAGATCTGGCTGAACAGTGTGTAAAG GTTCTGGAGCTGATCTGCACACGGGAGTCTGGAGCTGTATTTGAAGCAGGTGGATTGAACTGTGTGCTGAGCTTCATTAGGGACAGCGGTCATCTTGTGCACAAGGACACATTGCACTCTGCCATGGCAGTAGTTTCTCGCCTCTGTAGCAAGATGGAGCCACAAGACTCTTCCCTAGAGACATGCGTGGAGTCCCTCTCTAGTCTGCTGAAACATGAAGACCACCAG GTGTCTGACGGAGCTCTGCGTTGCTTTGCTTCACTGGCGGACCGGTTTACAAGGCGTGGAGTTGATCCAGCCCCATTAGCTAAGCATGGACTAACAGAAGAGCTGCTGTCCCGTATGGCTGCAGCAGGAGGGACGGCATCTGGACCCTCCTCCACCTGCAAGCCTGGCAGGACCTCTAGTGGAGCCACTCCATCTGCTGCAGACTCTAAACTGAGCAACCAAGTGTCCACCATTGTTAGCCTTCTGTCCACACTGTGCAGAGGCTCACCACTTGTCACACAT GATCTTCTGCGCTCAGAGCTGCCTGACTCTATGGAGAGTGCTCTGCAGGGGGATGAGCGCTGCGTGCTGGACACCATGCGGCTGGTGGACTTACTGCTGGTGCTGCTCTTTGAGGGACGCAAGGCTTTGCCCAAATCTACAGCTGGTTCTACCGGCCGTATCCCTGGTCTGCGGCGTCTCGACAGCTCCGGGGAACGCTCCCACCGACAGCTTATTGACTGTATACGCAGCAAAGACACCGATGCTCTCATTGATGCCATTGACACCGGTG CATTTGAAGTGAATTTCATGGATGATGTAGGACAGACTCTCTTGAACTGGGCATCTGCATTTGGAACACAAGAGATG GTGGAGTTCCTCTGCGAGAGAGGTGCTGATGTCAATAGAGGCCAGAGGTCATCCTCTCTGCACTATGCTGCCTGTTTTGGCAGGCCACAAGTAGCAAAG ACTTTACTGCGCCATGGGGCCAACCCTGACCTGAGAGATGAAGATGGGAAAACTCCGTTAGACAAAGCTAGAGAGAGAGGACACAGCGAGGTTGTAGCAATTCTCCAGTCTCCTG GAGACTGGATGTGTCCTGTCAACAAGGGTGATGACAAGAAAAAGAAGGACGTTaataaagaagaggaagagggCAGTGAGCCGAAAGGTGACCCTGAGATGGCCCCTATCTACCTGAAAAGGCTGCTCCCAGTATTTGCACAGACCTTTCAGCAAACCATGCTGCCTTCAATAAG GAAAGCTAGTTTGGCTCTGATCAGAAAGATGGTGCACTACAGTTCTGAAGTTCTACTTAAGGAAGTGTGTGACTCTGATGCTGGACACAACTTGCCCACTGTACTTGTGGAAATCACTGCGACTGTGCTGGATCAGGAG gatgatgatgatggtcaCCTGCTGGCACTGCAGATCATTAGGGATCTAGTGGATAAGGGAGGTGACGTGTTCTTAGATCAGCTTGCCAGGCTGGGTGTCATTAATAAGGTGTCCACTCTGGCAGGACCCACATCAGATGATGAAAATGAGGAAGAGGCCAAACCTGAGAAG tatgaTGAACCACAAGAGGATGCCAAAGAGATCCAGCAGGGGAAGCCTTACCACTGGAGAGACTGGTCCATCATCAGAGGCAGGGACTGTCTTTATATCTGGAGTGATGCAGCTGCTTTAGAGCTTTCCAATGGCAGCAATGGTTGGTTTCGCTTCATCCTGGATGGTAAACTGGCCACCATGTACTCCAGTGGAAGCCCAGAGGGTGGCTCCGACAGCTCAG AGAGCAGAAGTGAATTTTTGGAGAAGCTGCAGCGTGCCAGAAGTCAGGTGAAACCGGTGACAGCCAGTCAGCCCATCCTCTCCACACAGGGTCCCACCAAACTCACTGTGGGGAACTGGTCTCTAACTTGTCTGAAAGAGGGTGAGATTGCCATCCATAACTCAGATGGCCAGCAGGCCACCATCCTCAAAGAGGACCTACCAGGCTTTGTGTTTGAGTCAAACCGAGGCACTAAGCACTCTTTCACTGCAGAAACCTCTCTGG GGTCTGAGTTTGTTACTGGCTGGACTGGTAAGCGAGGAAGAAAGCTCAAATCCaaattggaaaaaacaaaacaaaag GTAAAAACCATGGCCAGAGATCTGTATGACGATCACTTCAAGGCTGTGGAGAGTATGCCGAGAGGTGTAGTGGTCACTCTAAGAAACATCGCCACACAGCTAGAGTCTGCTTGGGAGCTACATACTAACAGACAG TGCATTGAAGGTGAAAACACATGGCGAGACCTCATGAAAACAGCTCTGGAGAATTTAATAGTTGTACTCAAAGATGAGAACACCATTtctccatatgaaatgtgcagcAGTGGCCTCGTGCAAGCACTTTTTACTGTGCTCAGCAAT AGTGTGGAGCTAGACATGAAACATGATTGTAAGCCTCTGATGGAAAGAATAAATGTGTTCAAGACTGCATTTACTGAAAATGAAGATGACGAAAG CCGACCAGCAGTTGCCTTAATCCGCAAACTGATAGCAGTGTTGGAGTCAATAGAGCGGCTGCCTCTCCACTTATATGATACACCAGGCTCAACATATAATTTACAG ATACTGACAAGGAGGCTACGCTTCCGCTTGGAGCGTGCTCCAGGTGAGACGGCCCTAATTGACCGAACTGGTAGAATGCTAAAGATGGAGCCGCTGGCCACTGTTGAGTCACTGGAGCAGTATCTGCTCAAGATG GTGGCCAAGCAGTGGTATGACTTTGACAGGTCCTCATTCATCTTTGTTAGGAAGCTCAGAGAGGGTCAGAGCTTCATCTTCAGGCACCAGCATGACTTTGACGAGAATGGAATTGTGTACTGGATTGGCACCAATGCGAA GACCGCATATGAATGGGTGAACCCTGCTGCTTATGGATTAGTGGTTGTGACTTCCTCCGAGGGCAGAAACTTGCCTTACGGCCGACTTGAAGACATCCTGAGCAGAGACAGCTCTGCCCTCAATTGTCACACCAACGATGACAAAAACGCTTGGTTTGCCATTGATCTTGGTCTATGGGTCATCCCCTCTGCATACACACTTCGCCACGCTCGTGGATACGGTCGATCCGCCCTCCGGAATTGGGTATTTCAAGTGTCCAAAGATGGTCAGAACTGGATGACGCTCTACACTCATGTGGATGACAGCTCTCTCAATGAACCGGG GTCAACAGCCACATGGCCTCTGGATCCATCCAAAGATGAGAAGCAGGGCTGGAGACACATTCGTATTAAACAGATGGGGAAGAATGCCAGCGGACAGACACACTATCTCTCCCTCTCTGGTCTAGAGATCTATGGCACTGTTACTGGTGTCTGTGAGGACCAGCTGG GTAAAGCAGTGAAGGAGGCAGAGGCCAACCTGAGAAGGCAGCGCCGGCTCTTTCGCTCTCAGGTGATGAAGTACATTGTACCAGGGGCACGGGTGGTGCGCGGTATAGACTGGAAGTGGAGGGACCAGGATGGCAATCCTGCTGGAGAGGGCACTGTGACCGGAGAGGCTCATAATG GCTGGATTGATGTCACCTGGGATGCCGGTGGCTCAAACTCGTATCGTATGGGTGCGGAAGGAAAGTTTGACCTCAAGCTTGCGCCAGGGTACGACCCTGAGTCAGCGCCGTCACCCAAACCTGTTTCATCCACTGTTGCAGGAATGCCGCAGTCCTGGAGCAGCCTGGTGAAAAATAACTGTCCAGACAAGGGTGGCTCATCCTCCACAGCGGGGGCCAGTTCCTCTAGCCGCAAGGGTAGTAGCAGTTCGGTGTGTAGCGTGGCCAGCAGCAGCGATATAAGCCTCAGCTCCACCCGAGTGGAGCGCAGAGTCGAGAGCCTGTTGGAGCAGGGAATAGGCATCGTCGGAGGGCCCCCAGGGGCGGAGGGCCAAGAACCGATAGTTGTGCTTTCCACAGCCGAAGCAGGCTCCGCCTCCAGCACCAGCACGCTAACTGCAGACACAGGAAGTGAAAGTGGCGACCGTAAAACTCCAGCACCCGATGGCACTTCAAGACAGTCGGCCGAGTCGACGGCCATCTCTATGGGAATCGTGAGTGTGAGCTCGCCAGACGTCAGCTCTGTTTCCGAGTCATCTAGCAAGGACGCTGCATCCCAGAGGCCCTTGTGCTCCGCCACCAGTGCGCGGCTCTCCGTTAGTTCACTTTTGGCAGCTGGAGCGCCTATGAGCTCCAGTGCCAGTGTCCCCAACTTGTCCTCTCGAGAGGCCAGCCTGATGGAGTCATTTGTTCGCAGAGCACCCAACATGTCTCGCACCAATGCCACCAACAACATGAACCTGAGCCGTAGCAGCAGCGACAACAACACTAACACGCTGGGACGCAATGTAATGAGCACTGCCA CTTCTCCTCTCATGGGTGCGCAGAGCTTTCCTAACCTTACAACCACTGGTACCACCTCAACTGTTACAATGTCCACCTCCATAGTAACCAGCAGTAATAATGTAGCCACGGCAACTACAGGTTTGTCCGTCGGCCAGTTGCTCAGTAACACGCTGACGACCAGTCTGACCTCTACATCTAGTGAAAGTGACACAGGTCAGGAGGCTGAGTTTTCCCTCTATG ACTTCTTGGACAGCTGTCGGGCCAATACATTGCTTGCCGAGTTAGATGACGAGGAGGACTTGCCAGAGCcagatgacgatgatgatgagaATGAGGATGACAATCAGGAGGAACAGGAGTATGAGGAAGTTCTG GAGGAAGAGGAGTATGAAACCAAAGGAGGTCGGCGCAGGACGTGGGACGACGACTTTGTGCTGAAAAGGCAGTTTTCTGCTTTAGTACCTGCATTTGATCCTAGACCAGGCCGGACTAACGTCCAGCAAACTACTGACCTGGAAATCCCTCAACCAG GTACACCTCGCTCAGAGGTGCAGGAGGAGGTGGAGTGCACGCCTTCACCCCATCTGGCTCTCATCCTGAAGGTAGCAGGTCTAGGGACAACACGAGAAGTAGAACTACCTCTCAACAACTACAAGTCCACCATTTTCTATTATGTCCAAAAGCTTCTCCAGCTCTCATGCAATGGTGCTATTAAACCCGACAAGCTTAGACGCATCTGGGAACCTACATATAC gaTAATGTACAGGGAGTTGAAGGACtctgacaaagagagagagaatggaaagATG GACTTTTGTGAGCGTGGCTGCAGATCTTCAGGCCTGAGTTCAGGGACGTTGTCCGCCACGCAGAGCTGTGACATCCTGAGTGCTGCACGCGAGCAAGCTCAGGCCAAGGCGGGCTCAGGACAGAGCGCCTGCAGCGTAGAGGACGTACTGCAGCTCTTGCGCATCCTCTTTACCATTGGAGGAGAACCCTCATCCGGCCGCACGCTACAGGAAG ATGTGGAAGAGCTGCAGTTCAATGCATCACCTGAGGAATTCACCAGCAAAAAAATTACAACCAAAATCCTGCAGCAGATTGAG GAGCCACTGGCCCTGGCTAGCGGGGCTCTCCCAGACTGGTGTGAACAGTTAACCAGCAAGTGTCCTTTCCTCATACCATTTGAAACCCGGCAGCTTTATTTTACCTGCACTGCATTTGGAGCCTCCAG GGCTATTGTCTGGCTCCAGAACCGAAGAGAAGCCACTATGGAACGTTCCCGACCACCCACAACGGTTCGCCGTGATGATCCTGGCGAGTTCCGTGTAGGTCGGCTCAAGCACGAGCGTGTCAAGGTGCCTCGAGGAGAGAGTATGATGGAGTGGGCTGAGAGTGTGATGCAAATACATGCTGACAGAAAGTCTGTACTGGAG GTGGAGTTCCAGGGGGAGGAGGGCACTGGTCTTGGACCCACCCTGGAGTTCTATGCTCTTGTGGCTGCAGAGTTCCAGAGGACTTCCCTTGGTATCTGGCTCTGTGACGACGACTTCCCAGATGATGAGTCGCGTCAA GTGGATCTGGGCGGTGGCTTGAAACCACCAGGCTATTATGTGCAACGTTCCTGTGGCCTTTTCCCTGCTCCCTTCCCTCAGGACAGTGATGAACTGGAGCGTATCACCAAGCTTTTCCTGTTTCTTGGCATCTTTCTGGCCAAATGCATCCAGGACAACCGGCTCGTGGATCTGCCCATATCCCAGCCTTTCTTCAAACTGCTCTGTATGGGCGACATCAAAAGCAACATGAGTAAGCTGCTTCATCAAACTCGTGTCGAGTCGGACTGCCACTTCTCTGAAATCCAGTCCGAAGCTTCCACCGAGGAGGGTCAGGACACTTACTCAGTGGGTAGCTTTGATGAAGACTCCAAGTCTGAGTTTATCCTTGACCCACCCAAGCCCAAGCCACCAGCTTGGTATCACGGCATCTTGACCTGGGAGGACTTTGAACTGGTAAATCCTCACAGAGCACAGTTCCTGAAAGAGCTGAAGGCACTGTCTGTGAAGCGCAGACAGATCCTGGGCAATAAGAGTCTGTCAGAGGATGAGAAGAACACGCGGCTACAGGATCTCATGCTGAAGAACCCTATGGGCTCTGGCCCACCACTCAGTGTAGAAGATTTAGG attaaatttcCAGTTCTGTCCATCATCCAAAGTACATGGTTTTTCATCAGTAGACTTGAAGCCCAATGGAGAGGATGAG ATGGTCACCATGGAAAACGCAGAGGAGTACGTAGAGCTCATGTTTGACTTCTGCATGCACACAGGAATCCAGAAGCAAATGGAAGCCTTTAGAG AGGGCTTTAACAGGGTGTTTCCTATGGAGAAGCTCAGCTCATTTAGTCATAAAGAGGTGCAGATGATCTTGTGTGGCAACCAGTCTCCATCCTGGACCGCTGAAGACATAGTTAACTACACAGAGCCTAAACTTGGCTACACACGGGACAG TCCTGGTTTCGTGCGCTTTGTGCGAGTGCTGTGTGGAATGTCATCGGATGAGAGGAAAGCCTTCCTCCAATTCACCACAGGCTGCTCGACCCTGCCCCCTGGTGGACTGGCCAACCTCCATCCGCGTCTCACAGTAGTCCGCAAG GTTGATGCAACAGATTCCAGCTACCCTTCAGTTAACACGTGTGTGCACTACTTGAAGTTGCCGGAATATTCCTCCGAAGAGATCATGAGAGATCGCCTCCTCGCTGCCACCATGGAGAAGGGCTTCCACCTCAACTGA